One Engraulis encrasicolus isolate BLACKSEA-1 unplaced genomic scaffold, IST_EnEncr_1.0 scaffold_207_np1212, whole genome shotgun sequence DNA segment encodes these proteins:
- the LOC134442683 gene encoding E3 SUMO-protein ligase ZBED1-like: MESTTLLNGKFSFKVLNNGSLDKTKVICRDCQSEFSYHRSTSTLKYHLMAKHPAGDSSQPPQRQQTLDAFRSRQMDNATKNQLTAAIAKWLATSCRPISLVEDEGLTEIIRIASKDSLYEAPSRATIMDRIDTLYSTERAAVKDKLEQAEAVSLTGDYWTSVSNDNYLGVTAHYFTRQWELQSHALTVMKTEERHFADNVVDHFMTVAREWGIEEKVASLTTDSARNMVAAARQLPFEHVPCVAHSVHRAVTVSLHNSPFDSALAKCRKLVGHFKHSPANASELKQQQAAHHQKQEALTQEVPTRWNSTLEMVKRVHRNIKPLRDALALHPTRIPMPTAAELEKTKKLETALEHCRYVSDLLGGEMYVSCSVVLPALCHLSRVMDATEDDPAYMVKFKATFKADMDGRKDKYNTTWLRIATALDPRFKDLKCLTKPDRVQVWNSIRTLLMEMQRPAELDDTPEPAKKKPALMLADESSSDEEEDSVERCIDRYKAEPMINLDDSPQEWWSTHAASHRELAILARRYLSTPATSVPSERLFSLSGHVVQKRRASLSPANVNRLVCLSNWLKAKK, translated from the exons ATGGAGTCTACAACACTCCTGAACGGTAAATTTAGTTTCAAAGTTTTGAATAATGGATCGCTTGACAAGACCAAAGTCATCTGTCGCGACTGTCAGAGTGAATTTAGTTACCATCGTAGCACCTCGACTTTAAAGTACCACCTAATGGCTAAACATCCAGCGGGAGATTCATCTCAGCCTCCTCAACGACAACAAACCCTGGATGCATTTAGATCAAGGCAGATGGACAACGCGACAAAGAACCAACTGACTGCAGCTATTGCTAAATGGCTGGCTACTTCGTGTAGGCCCATCAGTCTTGTCGAAGACGAGGGACTGACCGAGATCATTCGTATCGCCTCAAAAGACAGCTTATACGAAGCTCCTTCCCGCGCAACCATTATGGACCGCATTGATACGTTATACTCGACGGAGAGGGCAGCGGTGAAGGATAAGCTGGAGCAAGCAGAAGCGGTCTCGCTGACAGGGGATTACTGGACATCTGTCAGTAATGACAATTACCTGGGTGTCACTGCCCATTACTTCACCCGTCAGTGGGAGCTTCAGTCCCACGCTCTGACTGTGATGAAGACCGAAGAGAGGCACTTCGCGGATAATGTTGTGGATCACTTTATGACAGTAGCCAGAGAGTGGGGAATCGAAGAAAAAGTTGCGTCCCTGACTACGGACAGTGCGCGTAATATGGTAGCGGCCGCCAGGCAACTGCCGTTTGAACACGTACCCTGCGTAGCACACAGCGTGCATCGGGCTGTCACTGTGTCCCTTCATAACAGCCCGTTCGACTCAGCACTGGCGAAATGCCGAAAACTCGTCGGCCACTTCAAGCATAGCCCGGCAAATGCCTCCGAGCTTAAACAACAACAGGCTGCTCACCATCAAAAGCAAGAAGCTCTAACACAGGAGGTGCCAACCCGGTGGAACAGCACTCTGGAGATGGTTAAGAGAGTCCACCGGAATATCAAACCGCTGAGGGATGCGCTGGCACTTCATCCCACGAGAATACCCATGCCAACTGCTGCTGAGCTAGAGAAAACGAAGAAGCTGGAAACTGCGTTGGAGCATTGCAG GTATGTTTCCGATCTTCTGGGAGGAGAGATGTATGTGTCTTGCTCCGTGGTCCTGCCAGCATTATGTCACCTCTCCAGAGTGATGGATGCCACTGAAGATGATCCAGCATATATGGTCAAGTTCAAGGCAACCTTCAAAGCTGACATGGATGGCCGCAAGGACAAGTACAACACCACTTGGCTGCGCATCGCAACAGCACTTGACCCAAG GTTTAAAGACCTGAAGTGCCTCACCAAACCTGACCGGGTTCAGGTGTGGAATTCCATCCGCACCTTGCTCATGGAGATGCAGAGGCCTGCAGAGCTGGATGACACACCTGAGCCAGCAAAGAAGAAACCAGCTCTCATGCTGGCAGATGAGTCATCTTCGGACGAAGAGGAAGACAGTGTGGAGCGGTGCATTGATCGGTACAAGGCAGAGCCCATGATTAACCTAGATGACAGTCCGCAAGAGTGGTGGTCCACACATGCAGCATCCCACCGTGAGTTGGCCATTCTTGCACGGAGGTACTTGTCAACGCCTGCAACATCTGTACCATCAGAAAGACTGTTTTCCCTCTCTGGACATGTGGTTCAGAAAAGACGAGCATCGCTGTCTCCAGCAAATGTCAACAGGCTTGTCTGTCTGAGCAACTGGCTCAAAGCAAAAAagtag